A genome region from Carya illinoinensis cultivar Pawnee chromosome 2, C.illinoinensisPawnee_v1, whole genome shotgun sequence includes the following:
- the LOC122300069 gene encoding protein TILLER ANGLE CONTROL 1-like: MKIFNWVHKRFHHTVLKDGLAGNVKTTELATKNTDKQALLKQVALVEVLDGWKDGILTIGTLGFDPLKPFNQRNEYLVLQSEEEDEKNEEGQYSSDGGDDTEENVEHEELNPLMSTTFAHSFEDFESNPDNGNFDGVDDVPLTPFMGSPGLNAELNRDGEQQKKKGERITLADLFLADADVEGEFDFGKVPNSGEKPALKTKNGLSFAKKFIPRVKEDSRPIQNLQRLMKKMLKRKIHPDFDAKMQKSDCLKPGTIGPVSNGKHGASEFVTLLPTQGATVDL, encoded by the exons atgaag ATCTTCAACTGGGTGCACAAGAGGTTTCATCATACCGTCCTCAAGG ATGGGCTTGCTGGAAACGTGAAAACAACTGAACTGGCTACAAAAAACACTGACAAGCAGGCGTTACTCAAACAAGTTGCTCTTGTTGAAGTGCTTGATGGCTGGAAGGATGGCATTCTTACCATTGGAACGTTGGGATTCGACCCTCTAAAACCCTTCAACCAACGAAACGAATATTTGGTCTTGCAAAGCGAGGAAGAGGATGAGAAGAATGAAGAAGGTCAATATTCAAGTGATGGCGGTGATGATACTGAAGAAAATGTCGAACATGAAGAACTGAATCCATTAATGTCCACAACATTTGCACACAGTTTTGAAGATTTCGAATCCAATCCTGATAATGGCAACTTTGATGGTGTTGATGATGTTCCTCTAACTCCATTTATGGGGTCTCCAGGACTCAATGCTGAGTTGAACAGGGATGGGGAgcaacagaaaaagaaaggagaaagaatAACGCTGGCTGATCTTTTCTTGGCTGATGCTGATGTTGAAGGAGAATTTGATTTTGGAAAGGTCCCAAATTCAGGTGAAAAGCCAGCTCTTAAAACAAAGAATGGCCTCTCTTTTGCCAAGAAGTTTATTCCTCGTGTAAAAGAGGATTCACGTCCGATCCAAAACTTGCAACGA CTGATGAAgaagatgttgaagaggaagatCCATccagattttgatgcaaagatgCAGAAATCAGATTGCCTGAAGCCTGGTACAATAGGACCTGTTTCCAATGGCAAACATGGAGCCTCTGAGTTCGTCACTCTTCTTCCTACTCAAG GTGCTACAGTGGATCTTTGA